Proteins encoded together in one Mycobacterium simiae window:
- a CDS encoding Lrp/AsnC family transcriptional regulator has translation MANSQRIVDDTDARILRALVAAPRATAVALAETTGLARNTVHARLTRLESGGVLQSFERRIDPGALGYPLTAFIMVTVTQRKLDRIGDALAGVPEVLEVHGLSGVTDLLVHVVARDADDLYRLAGQILDIDGVEKTTTGLVMRRLVDYRLGPLLGTP, from the coding sequence GTGGCCAACTCGCAACGGATTGTCGACGACACGGATGCGCGGATTCTGCGGGCGCTGGTGGCGGCGCCTCGCGCGACCGCGGTGGCCCTAGCGGAGACCACCGGTTTGGCCCGCAACACGGTTCACGCGCGGCTGACCCGATTGGAGTCCGGCGGCGTCTTGCAGTCGTTCGAGCGACGAATCGATCCGGGCGCACTGGGCTATCCGCTGACCGCGTTCATCATGGTCACGGTCACCCAGCGCAAGCTGGACCGGATCGGCGACGCCCTGGCCGGCGTGCCCGAAGTGCTCGAGGTGCATGGGCTCAGCGGTGTCACCGATCTGCTCGTCCACGTCGTGGCCCGCGACGCCGACGATCTCTATCGGCTGGCCGGCCAGATCCTCGACATCGACGGGGTCGAGAAAACTACCACCGGGCTGGTCATGCGTCGTCTCGTCGACTATCGGCTCGGCCCGCTGCTGGGCACGCCGTGA
- a CDS encoding ABC transporter permease — MTATSTTERHPSPIAQWWVLTKRFIAPTLRNGELVVTVASSVVFTAGFYIPLHQIMGTATKTLASSYAQYVMPLIALQAITFAAMSTAFRAATDSVQGINRRFRSMPLAPFAPVGARISAAVYRCTISVAVAIVCGYVIGFRFHHSAASIAAFVLLVVAIGSILSFGADLVGTGSRNPEAMTPLLILPPLIFGLLSTGVQPAQQFPRWIQPVVRNQPVSQFVTALRALAGDAAPYGGPVTWSVLAPTVAWLTGLTLFLIPTSAVVLSRRAQ, encoded by the coding sequence GTGACCGCGACGAGCACCACCGAGCGACACCCGTCACCGATCGCGCAGTGGTGGGTACTCACCAAGCGTTTCATCGCACCGACCCTGCGCAACGGCGAACTCGTCGTCACGGTCGCGTCCTCGGTGGTCTTCACGGCGGGTTTCTACATCCCACTGCACCAGATCATGGGGACCGCCACCAAAACCCTTGCCAGCAGTTACGCGCAATACGTGATGCCATTGATCGCGTTGCAGGCGATCACGTTCGCCGCGATGTCGACGGCGTTTCGGGCGGCGACCGATTCGGTGCAGGGCATCAACCGCCGGTTCCGGTCGATGCCGCTGGCCCCGTTCGCTCCGGTGGGCGCTCGCATTTCGGCGGCGGTGTATCGGTGCACGATCTCGGTCGCGGTGGCGATCGTGTGCGGCTACGTGATCGGATTCCGGTTTCACCACTCCGCGGCCTCCATTGCCGCCTTCGTGCTGCTGGTGGTGGCGATCGGGTCGATCCTGTCGTTCGGCGCCGACCTGGTCGGCACCGGCAGCCGCAACCCGGAGGCGATGACACCGCTGCTGATCCTGCCGCCGCTGATCTTCGGGCTGTTGTCCACCGGAGTCCAACCCGCCCAACAGTTTCCACGGTGGATTCAGCCCGTCGTGCGCAACCAGCCGGTCTCGCAGTTCGTCACGGCGTTGCGTGCCCTGGCCGGTGACGCCGCCCCGTACGGCGGGCCGGTGACCTGGTCGGTGCTGGCACCCACGGTGGCGTGGCTGACCGGGCTGACCCTGTTTTTGATCCCGACATCGGCGGTCGTCTTGTCCAGGCGGGCGCAATGA
- a CDS encoding transketolase-like TK C-terminal-containing protein: MNTLAIGDIDHAISELDTLETIAERVLWLSTAVVHHANRVRPNPSGLKVGGHQASSASMVAIMTSLWFSQLQPGDRVSVKPHASPVLHSINYLLGELDEKYLTTLREFGGLQSYPSRWKDPDVVDYSTGSVGIGATAPIWGTMARRYVNAHLGAGGQGRQYSLVGDAELDEGAVWEAILDPAIAELGEVVWIVDLNRQSLDRVVPNIAARRLEAMFGAAGWQVITVDFGRQLESVFALPGGDALRQRIIAMENPEYQRLLRCDANGIRQRLPGAGPDSGAIAGLITTLDNATLRAAIRNLGGHDLAALTAAYQQIDDTRPTVILAYTIKGYGLPTEGHPQNHSALLTEDEFAGLATKLGMDTDNPWHRFSPEGPMGKLCAATAARLRRDPVPAPVAPAVPTDIGRTPKGTSTTQAALGRLLLDLTREAPDVAKRVVTVSPDVSSTTNLAGWVNKVGVWSASERRNWFADDGQTLMHWNERPSGQHIELGIAETNLVGLIGELGATWSRWGEPLFPIGVLYDPFVERALEPWSFGIYAGGQSILIGTPSGVSLAAEGGAHQSIKTPSIGLEQPGCISYEPAFAIDVEWTLLASIARLGRPDGTSAYLRLSTRPVDQTAAAVPQDPAARERRRRQVVAGGYPLRRNDSAKVTIAAMGTMIMAALAAADRLAQLGVAADVVCVTSPDLLFQAWQARQGRGSADSWILDQLFPGDRAHPMVTVLDGHPHTLAFLSNIQRVPLTALGVRTFGQAGGLDDVYRYHGIDTDSIVRAALDIAG; the protein is encoded by the coding sequence CTGAACACCCTCGCCATCGGCGATATCGATCACGCGATCAGCGAGCTCGACACCCTGGAAACCATCGCCGAGCGCGTTCTGTGGCTATCCACGGCGGTGGTCCATCACGCCAACCGGGTGCGGCCCAATCCCTCGGGACTGAAGGTGGGCGGTCACCAAGCCTCGAGCGCCTCGATGGTCGCCATCATGACCTCGCTGTGGTTCAGCCAACTGCAGCCCGGCGACCGGGTGTCGGTGAAACCGCACGCGTCGCCGGTGCTGCACAGCATCAACTACCTGCTAGGCGAGCTGGACGAAAAGTACCTGACCACGCTGCGCGAGTTCGGCGGTCTGCAGTCCTACCCCAGCCGCTGGAAGGACCCGGACGTGGTGGACTACTCGACCGGGTCGGTCGGCATCGGCGCCACCGCCCCGATCTGGGGCACGATGGCTCGCCGCTACGTCAACGCACACCTGGGTGCGGGCGGGCAGGGCCGACAATACTCGCTGGTCGGCGACGCCGAGCTGGACGAGGGCGCGGTGTGGGAGGCCATTCTCGATCCGGCAATCGCCGAACTGGGCGAGGTGGTCTGGATCGTCGATCTCAACCGTCAGTCCCTGGACCGGGTGGTGCCCAACATCGCGGCCCGACGGCTCGAGGCCATGTTCGGCGCGGCGGGCTGGCAGGTCATCACGGTCGACTTCGGCCGCCAGCTCGAGTCGGTGTTCGCTCTGCCCGGCGGAGATGCGCTGCGGCAGCGGATCATCGCCATGGAGAACCCCGAATACCAACGGTTGCTGCGCTGCGACGCGAACGGGATCCGGCAGCGCCTGCCCGGTGCGGGTCCCGACAGCGGCGCGATCGCCGGCTTGATCACCACGCTGGACAACGCCACGCTGAGAGCGGCGATCCGCAACCTGGGAGGCCACGACCTCGCGGCCCTCACCGCGGCTTACCAGCAGATCGATGACACCCGCCCCACGGTGATCCTGGCGTACACCATCAAGGGCTACGGACTGCCCACCGAGGGACACCCGCAGAACCATTCGGCACTGCTCACCGAAGATGAATTCGCAGGACTGGCAACGAAACTCGGCATGGACACCGACAACCCGTGGCACCGGTTCAGCCCGGAGGGCCCGATGGGAAAATTGTGCGCCGCGACCGCGGCACGGTTACGCCGTGACCCCGTCCCGGCACCGGTCGCGCCTGCGGTGCCCACCGACATCGGCCGCACCCCGAAGGGCACGTCGACGACGCAGGCCGCGCTCGGTCGCCTGCTGTTGGACCTGACCCGCGAGGCGCCCGACGTGGCCAAGCGCGTCGTCACGGTCAGCCCGGACGTCAGTTCCACCACCAACCTGGCCGGATGGGTGAACAAGGTCGGAGTCTGGTCGGCCAGCGAGCGGCGCAACTGGTTCGCCGACGACGGACAGACCCTGATGCACTGGAACGAACGCCCGAGCGGGCAGCACATCGAGCTCGGTATCGCCGAGACCAACCTGGTGGGCTTGATCGGCGAACTGGGCGCCACCTGGAGTCGGTGGGGTGAGCCACTGTTCCCGATCGGCGTGCTCTACGACCCGTTCGTCGAACGTGCGCTGGAGCCATGGTCTTTCGGGATTTACGCCGGCGGCCAATCCATTCTCATCGGCACGCCGTCCGGGGTGAGCCTGGCCGCCGAAGGCGGCGCCCACCAGTCCATCAAGACCCCGTCAATCGGGCTCGAGCAGCCCGGCTGCATCAGCTACGAGCCGGCGTTCGCCATCGATGTCGAGTGGACCTTGCTGGCCAGCATCGCCCGGCTCGGGCGTCCGGACGGCACCTCGGCGTACCTGAGACTGTCCACCCGCCCGGTCGACCAGACGGCCGCCGCCGTGCCGCAAGACCCCGCGGCTCGGGAACGGCGCCGTCGGCAGGTGGTGGCCGGCGGTTATCCGTTGCGGCGCAACGATTCCGCGAAAGTCACCATCGCGGCGATGGGCACCATGATCATGGCGGCGCTGGCCGCCGCCGACCGGCTGGCGCAGCTCGGGGTTGCAGCCGACGTCGTCTGCGTGACCAGTCCGGACTTGCTGTTCCAGGCCTGGCAGGCGCGCCAGGGCCGGGGCAGCGCCGACAGCTGGATCCTCGATCAGCTCTTCCCCGGCGACCGGGCGCACCCCATGGTGACCGTCCTGGACGGACATCCCCACACGCTCGCCTTCCTGTCGAACATTCAGCGAGTTCCGTTGACCGCCTTGGGCGTGCGCACGTTCGGTCAAGCCGGTGGCCTCGACGACGTGTACCGCTACCACGGCATCGATACCGACAGCATCGTGCGCGCCGCACTCGACATAGCCGGCTGA
- a CDS encoding phthiocerol/phthiodiolone dimycocerosyl transferase family protein, translating into MFPGSVIRKLTRSEEVFAVNETYFAFTAHVHGPVDLDAMSDAFDALLESHPVFAGRLELTEDGRYQIVAEDLMHPGIWVINSDAPDTPDTAGMRLDQRQTLLNLRLKDSGGRTELTLYTHHSLADAHHAFGLLEELFSLYTDVVTTGAPAPVTPQPAPESLELLLEQRGVIKQQKSGLEKLFKAMFAYDLPEPEQPPAMADPDAIRPIPIARIRFTEEETSELVEFGLANQLSLNSVVAAAILLAEWELRNTPHIPIPYIYPVDLRYLLSPPVSLTGSTLPLGVATYLAEIKSDTEVVDLARGIVESFRTDLAEGVIQQSAMHFNLQYQGTPPGLPPVVLCTDTGTIPPLRTPPGMELDDFQSELWFPTRAPVDLYSCGTFAGRLFIEHHAHLPGREKPLQAIHSLLCSLLSEEDSWVVE; encoded by the coding sequence GTGTTTCCCGGATCCGTGATCCGCAAGCTGACCCGCAGCGAAGAGGTGTTCGCGGTCAACGAGACATATTTCGCCTTTACCGCACACGTCCACGGTCCGGTCGACCTCGACGCGATGTCCGACGCGTTCGACGCATTGCTGGAATCCCATCCGGTGTTCGCCGGTCGGCTCGAGCTGACCGAGGACGGGCGCTACCAGATCGTCGCCGAAGACCTTATGCACCCGGGCATTTGGGTGATCAACTCCGACGCCCCGGACACTCCCGACACCGCCGGCATGCGGCTGGATCAGCGCCAGACCCTGCTCAATCTGCGGCTGAAAGACAGCGGCGGACGCACCGAGCTCACGCTGTACACCCACCACAGCCTGGCCGACGCCCACCATGCGTTCGGCCTGCTCGAAGAGCTTTTCTCGCTCTACACCGACGTCGTCACCACCGGCGCACCGGCGCCGGTGACACCGCAACCCGCCCCCGAGTCGCTGGAGTTGTTGCTCGAACAACGCGGCGTAATCAAGCAGCAAAAGTCCGGACTGGAAAAGCTTTTCAAGGCGATGTTCGCCTACGACCTACCGGAACCCGAGCAGCCGCCCGCGATGGCGGATCCGGATGCCATCCGGCCCATCCCGATCGCGCGCATCCGGTTCACCGAAGAGGAGACGTCGGAGCTGGTGGAGTTTGGGCTTGCCAATCAGCTCAGCCTCAATTCCGTGGTGGCCGCGGCCATCCTGCTGGCCGAGTGGGAACTGCGCAATACCCCGCACATTCCGATTCCCTACATCTACCCGGTCGATCTGCGTTACCTGTTATCGCCCCCGGTCAGCCTGACCGGCAGCACGTTACCGCTGGGCGTGGCCACCTATTTGGCGGAAATCAAATCCGACACCGAGGTGGTGGATCTGGCCCGCGGCATCGTGGAATCGTTCCGGACCGACCTCGCCGAAGGCGTCATCCAGCAATCCGCTATGCATTTCAACTTGCAATACCAGGGCACCCCGCCCGGGCTACCGCCGGTGGTGCTGTGCACGGACACCGGGACGATCCCGCCGCTGCGCACACCTCCGGGCATGGAGCTCGACGACTTTCAAAGCGAACTGTGGTTCCCCACCCGCGCGCCCGTCGACCTGTACAGCTGCGGGACCTTCGCCGGCCGGCTGTTCATCGAGCATCACGCGCACCTGCCCGGGCGAGAAAAGCCTTTACAGGCAATACATTCGCTGCTGTGCTCATTGCTCAGCGAAGAGGACAGCTGGGTCGTCGAATAA
- a CDS encoding ABC transporter permease, which yields MTLTHQPPTGLDGQQYHENSPSALVSQTQVQTRRILLRWARDLTTVIEALVLPVLFLLTLNIILGNVISQVTGHSALFGTVPLNALAATINGAAVGAIGLIGERSDGLLRRLWVVPVHRASGVLSRIAAEIVRIMLTTLVVLAVGMILGFRFQQGIPATLLWFLVPLIFGLAFATLITTVALYTANNFLLETVTLGHVLAVVFSTGFLPLDQFPRWIQPVVAHQPMSYAIEAMRGLSMGGPVRAPMIATLLWAGGITAVCIVPAFIGYRRASTS from the coding sequence ATGACCCTGACACACCAGCCGCCCACCGGACTGGACGGCCAGCAATACCACGAGAATTCGCCGTCAGCGCTGGTGTCACAAACCCAGGTGCAGACCCGGCGCATCCTGCTGCGCTGGGCGCGCGACCTCACCACCGTGATCGAGGCGTTGGTGTTGCCGGTCCTGTTCCTGTTGACCCTGAACATCATTCTGGGCAATGTCATTTCCCAAGTCACCGGTCACAGCGCGCTGTTCGGGACGGTCCCGTTGAACGCGCTGGCCGCGACAATCAACGGTGCGGCGGTCGGGGCGATCGGGCTGATCGGCGAACGCTCCGACGGCCTGCTGCGCCGGCTCTGGGTGGTGCCCGTGCACCGGGCGTCGGGTGTGCTGTCGCGCATCGCCGCCGAAATCGTCCGTATCATGCTGACCACGCTGGTCGTGCTGGCCGTCGGAATGATTCTGGGATTCCGCTTCCAGCAAGGCATTCCGGCGACCCTGCTATGGTTTCTCGTCCCGCTCATCTTCGGGTTGGCGTTCGCGACGCTGATCACAACGGTGGCGCTGTACACCGCCAACAACTTTCTCCTCGAGACGGTCACCCTGGGGCACGTCCTCGCGGTGGTGTTCTCCACCGGCTTCTTACCCCTCGACCAATTCCCACGCTGGATACAGCCGGTGGTCGCGCATCAGCCGATGAGCTACGCGATCGAGGCCATGCGCGGGTTGTCGATGGGCGGCCCGGTGCGCGCGCCGATGATCGCCACGCTGCTGTGGGCCGGCGGCATCACCGCGGTGTGCATCGTTCCGGCGTTTATCGGTTATCGGCGAGCCAGCACCAGCTGA